Part of the Zingiber officinale cultivar Zhangliang chromosome 6A, Zo_v1.1, whole genome shotgun sequence genome, AGTGTTGATATGTGAATAATAACATATAGTTTGATTAttaaaagtaatatttttaattaaatttgtgcAAAGATAGGATAACTTGAGCAGGCTATCAAAACTACATAAAATCCATGTTTCAACAAATACCATTATGGTGAGAGTTCTCCGAGAAGGTCCCTCCATAAAATTTATGAATACTACTGCATTTCAGATGGAGCTGCTTGAGGAAACATAAAACTTGGAAGAGTAACAATGGTCTTTGAACCCTAAGCTAAGTGCGACTGACATCAACTGGATAGGCAATGCAAATGCTAGCGCACACAAAATACAACATAAATAGCAGCAACATTTTACCCTAGATCAATGCTCTCTCCATTCAAATGAGCAACTCTGAGATTGGATTATTCTGAGATGCTTGCATAGCCATCAGTTGTGCAGCCATAGTCCTGTTAGGACACATGTTGTCAGCTTTCATCCTATCCCTGAAGCCATAAACTGGAGTCTTGGCAGTCACATAGGCCTGGAGCAAAGCTTCATATTGCTTCATTCTACCGACATAGCCGATCTCCTTCAGCCTTCGAAAAATCTTTTCAGCGTTGTGGATATCGCCCCTTTTAGCATATTGATCCATCACAGCCATAAACGAACTGTAGAAAGGCCTGATCTTCTTTTGAAGGAGTACCTTATGCAATATGGAGTCAGCTTTCTCCACCTCACCGGAGTCAATGTACAGTTTCACGATTGCATCCCAAGTCAAAGGACCAATTCGGCAACCACTCGCAGACATCTGATTCACCAGTTCCTTTCCTTTGGCCAACAGCTTATTTTCTGCATAAACCTTTAACATAGTGTTGTAGTAGGTTGTTGATTTCATTTTCTTGGGTGTCTTCTCAAAGATTTCCTCTGCTTTTTCAATTTTCCCAAGGTTACCCCAGGCCTCTATTGCAGCTATGCGTTCAGCTAGATGGGGTTTTGCATCACAAACATTCCATATTCTTTCAACGTCGTCTGCCTTTCCCAAAGCAGCATACACGGGGAGAAGAAACCTGCAAACAGCACGATTCTCCTGCACATCCTCACTTTCAATCTCTTTCAATGTTGCTTCAGCTTTATCTTTCAAACCAGCAGATATGTAAGCCTTTGCGATCACGGATTTGATCCATGGATCAGGTTTGAGGCGTTCTTTCATCATCTCCACAATTTGCTCAATACCTGGTATATCATTGACTTCGCCTTTGACGTCAATTAGAATCTTATATGTAAAGAGCGTTGGTTGTACATTTTCCTTTTCCATCATCTGGAGTATATCAGCCATCGCTTTCGGGCTTGTCCTTTTGTAGAGCAGCAACAAATGGTTACAAGTAAAAGGTGTGATCGGAAAACCAAGATCTCTGATTTTATTGAACACTTCCTCTGCTTTCTTCAAATTCACAGCAGAAACACAATTAGCCAACAAAGTACTGTAGATCAACTCGCTCCTGAAAGATTCTGGAATTTTCTCAATGTATTTTTCTGCATTCCAAAGGCCAGAAACCTTAGCAATCAAATCCAAATGAGAAGCATAGTACCACTCCCCAAGTTCGATTTGCTTACAAGTTTCCAGCCACTCAACAAACTGAAGAAGTCCAAAACAGAATTAATGTTTTAGAACATAAAATCACTGAAAAAGgatcatgataaaaaaaaaaatagtccggtgcacgaagctcttgTTATGCAGGGTTcaggggaaggatccattgtacgcaaccttaccttgctttttgcaagaggttgtttccaggattcgaacccgtgatcttttggtcacaaagcaacaactttaccgttgcgccaagactcCACTTCATGAGAAAGGATCGTGATAAATGAATGTTAAATCACATAGGATCATCAAGAGAACTAAAGCAAAGTCGCCTAAATAAACAAAATGCTGGCATACAAATGTTATGAAGTTGATATTCACATATACCTCATAAAACATTCTTTTGTATCATGTAATGTTCAAAACCAATATTCTAAAGAACCAACATTCCCAACCCAAAAGATTTATAAATGTCAAACTACCATTTAAAAATCATACAGTTATGTCATTCCA contains:
- the LOC121998153 gene encoding pentatricopeptide repeat-containing protein At1g80270, mitochondrial-like, with protein sequence MAKRQITLLNRVLVEKIAPPYKTSAGILNSEKITKLNNGEVLVGSVACDKNGNSNSMKNGDSLVLSKSHATELRHGDKKSNCIYLECSNITSSLVQLKSYSRGPISRKPFLWTRYLSSQAGANSSDRENDLEDGFSSMEVPPGSTDSVDGSGNEDDVLGGEYEEYDEAAESPLDLGDDEANKGGVKRGPRLSHYQLFKTITGTPRKSLINALDKYVEEGKPLGRGEISFALRILKRRRLYPMALQFVEWLETCKQIELGEWYYASHLDLIAKVSGLWNAEKYIEKIPESFRSELIYSTLLANCVSAVNLKKAEEVFNKIRDLGFPITPFTCNHLLLLYKRTSPKAMADILQMMEKENVQPTLFTYKILIDVKGEVNDIPGIEQIVEMMKERLKPDPWIKSVIAKAYISAGLKDKAEATLKEIESEDVQENRAVCRFLLPVYAALGKADDVERIWNVCDAKPHLAERIAAIEAWGNLGKIEKAEEIFEKTPKKMKSTTYYNTMLKVYAENKLLAKGKELVNQMSASGCRIGPLTWDAIVKLYIDSGEVEKADSILHKVLLQKKIRPFYSSFMAVMDQYAKRGDIHNAEKIFRRLKEIGYVGRMKQYEALLQAYVTAKTPVYGFRDRMKADNMCPNRTMAAQLMAMQASQNNPISELLI